The proteins below come from a single Panicum hallii strain FIL2 chromosome 7, PHallii_v3.1, whole genome shotgun sequence genomic window:
- the LOC112900293 gene encoding GDSL esterase/lipase LTL1-like, giving the protein MAMDALLVTSCLVIVAAVAAPGASAAPRAFFVFGDSLVDNGNNNYLMTTARADAPPYGIDFPTHMPTGRFSNGLNIPDIISEHLGSEPALPYLSPYLRGDKLLVGANFASAGVGILNDTGIQFVNIIRIGQQLENFQEYQQKLAAFVGEDAAAQVVNNALVLITLGGNDFVNNYYLLPFSVRSRQFAIQDYVPYLISEYRKILTRLYELGARRVVVTGTGMIGCVPAELAMHSVDGECARDLTVAADLFNPQLERMLAGLNAEIGSDVFIAANTNRASFDFMFNPQDYGFVTSKVACCGQGPYNGIGLCTPASNVCPNRDVYAYWDAFHPTERANRIIVGQFMHGSTDHISPMNISTILAMDNNRG; this is encoded by the exons ATGGCGATGGACGCTCTGCTCGTGACCAGCTGCCTCGTcatcgtcgccgccgtggcCGCCCCGGGCGCGTCCGCGGCGCCGCGCGCCTTCTTCGTGTTCGGGGACTCCCTCGTCGACAACGGCAACAACAACTACCTCATGACCACGGCGCGCGCCGACGCGCCGCCCTACGGGATCGACTTCCCGACGCACATGCCCACGGGGAGGTTCTCCAACGGGCTCAACATCCCGGACATCATCAGCGAGCACCTCGGCTCCGAGCCCGCGCTGCCGTACCTCAGCCCCTACCTCCGCGGCGACAAGCTGCTCGTCGGAGCCAACTTCGCGTCCGCCGGCGTCGGCATCCTCAACGACACCGGCATACAATTC GTGAACATCATTAGGATCGGGCAGCAGCTGGAGAACTTCCAGGAGTACCAGCAGAAGCTGGCGGCGTTCGTCGGCgaggacgcggcggcgcaggtCGTGAACAACGCGCTGGTGCTCATCACCCTCGGCGGCAACGACTTCGTCAACAATTACTACCTCCTGCCCTTCTCCGTCCGCTCCCGCCAGTTCGCCATCCAAGACTACGTCCCCTACCTCATCTCCGAGTACAGGAAAATCCTCACG CGGCTGTACGAGCTCGGCGCCCGGCGCGTGGTGGTGACGGGCACGGGGATGATCGGGTGCGTGCCGGCGGAGCTGGCCATGCACAGCGTCGACGGCGAGTGCGCGCGCGACCTCACGGTGGCGGCCGACCTGTTCAACCCGCAGCTGGAGCGGATGCTGGCCGGCCTCAACGCCGAGATCGGGAGCGACGTCTTCATCGCCGCCAACACCAACCGGGCCAGCTTCGACTTCATGTTCAACCCGCAGGACTACG GGTTCGTGACATCCAAGGTGGCGTGCTGCGGGCAGGGCCCGTACAACGGGATCGGGCTGTGCACGCCGGCGTCCAACGTGTGCCCCAACCGGGACGTGTACGCCTACTGGGACGCGTTCCACCCCACGGAGCGCGCCAACCGGATCATCGTCGGCCAGTTCATGCACGGCTCCACCGACCACATCAGCCCCATGAACATCAGCACCATCCTCGCCATGGACAACAACAGGGGCTAG
- the LOC112900296 gene encoding 2-phytyl-1,4-beta-naphthoquinone methyltransferase, chloroplastic, whose product MGTVTAAISVSAAAAAVSRSRPAGRRRHRGPGVFSCSASTAGERQALFSRIAPVYDHLNDVLSLGQHRTWKRICVSWSRAKMGHRVLDLCCGSGDLAFLLSQKVGLDGEVMAVDFSRQQLQTAADRQEQRWKLCYENIKWIEGDALDLPFTDCYFDAVTVGYGLRNVVDKSRAMQEIFRVLKPGSRASILDFNKSSSLFTASLQSWAIDNVVVPLASGYGLTEEYKYLKSSISQYATGEELEKLAREAGFTVAKHYELGGGIMGNLVATR is encoded by the exons ATGGGCACCGTGACCGCGGCGATTTCCGtatccgccgccgcggcggcggtgtcCCGCTCCCGCCCAGCAGGCCGACGACGCCACCGCGGCCCCGGCGTCTTTAGCTGCTCGGCCTCCACGGCCGGCGAGCGGCAGGCCCTCTTCAGCCGCATCGCCCCCGTCTACGACCAT CTGAACGACGTGCTCAGCCTGGGGCAGCACCGGACGTGGAAGCGCATCTGCGTCTCTTGGTCGAG GGCGAAGATGGGGCATCGGGTTCTTGATCTCTGCTGCGGGAGCGGGGATTTGGCGTTCCTGCTGTCTCAGAAGGTCGGCTTGGATGGAGAG GTGATGGCCGTCGATTTCTCAAGGCAGCAACTGCAGACTGCTGCTGACCGTCAGGAGCAACGCTGGAAGCTGTGCTACGAGAACATCAA ATGGATAGAGGGTGATGCACTTGATTTACCATTCACAGACTGCTACTTCGATGCTGTCACAGTTGGCTATGGATTGCGCAATGTGGTTGACAAGTCCAGAGCAATGCAAGAAATATTTAGGGTCCTGAAACCAG GATCAAGAGCATCTATTCTTGATTTTAACAAGAGCTCATCACTTTTCACGGCATCATTACAG AGTTGGGCAATCGACAATGTTGTAGTTCCTTTGGCTAGTGGGTATGGACTCACTGAAGAATACAAGTACTTGAAAAGCTCCATATCACAGTATGCAACAG GAGAAGAGTTGGAGAAATTAGCCAGAGAAGCTGGTTTCACTGTAGCCAAGCACTACGAGCTTGGTGGAGGGATCATGGGGAACCTAGTAGCAACTCGATGA
- the LOC112900295 gene encoding diphthine methyltransferase, translating into MDLGSCYLGGNADAVEFCPHRPFRHVLAAATYTLQEQDRAGSIFLFSVDAGAEDESQRLRLLHTVETAGVFDMKWSPASPLLAQADAHGRLALRRLEQEDGSDTGIVFTDVCAEDISSSMCLYVDWNQTAESLSVGLSDGSLSVVSVREDRLEISEQWAAHQFEVWTCYFDRTRPHLLYSGSDDCCFTCWDLRESPSNIVFRNKKSHSMGVCCFAQNPFEGNMLLTGSYDEFLRVWDMRLMAKPVNEKLINLGGGVWRMKYHPSIADVVLAACMHNGFAIVKVGSGDATIMETYCKHESLAYGADWQKSEGAEQNGNSSVVATCSFYDRLLRVWQPENLAEL; encoded by the exons ATGGATTTGGGCTCGTGCTACCTCGGCGGCAACGCCGACGCGGTGGAGTTCTGCCCGCACCGCCCGTTCCGCCacgtgctcgccgccgccacctacaCGCTGCAGGAGCAGGACCGCGCGGGAAgcatcttcctcttctccgtCGACGCCGGCGCGGAGGACGAGTCCCAGCGACTCCGGCTTCTGCATACTGTAGAGACCGCCGGCGTCTTCGATATGAAGTGGAGCCCCGCGTCGCCGCTGCTCGCGCAGGCCGACGCCCACGGCCGCCTCGCGCTCCGGCGCCTGGAGCAGGAGGACGGCTCGGATACAG GCATTGTCTTCACGGATGTGTGTGCTGAAGATATTTCTTCTTCAATGTGCCTGTACGTGGACTGGAACCAAACTGCTGAGTCTCTGTCTGTCGGATTATCAGATGGCTCACTGTCTGTAGTCTCAGTGAGAGAGGACCGGTTGGAGATATCAGAACAGTGGGCTGCACATCAATTCGAAGTCTGGACATGTTATTTTGATCGCACAAGGCCACACTTGCTGTACAGTGGATCAGATGACTGCTGTTTCACTTGCTGGGACTTGAGAGAAAGCCCATCTAACATTGTTTTTCGAAACAAAAAGTCTCATAGTATGGGTGTTTGCTGTTTTGCTCAGAATCCATTTGAGGGGAACATGCTACTTACTGGAAGTTATGATGAATTTCTCAGAGTTTGGGACATGAGATTAATGGCAAAACCTGTTAACGAAAAGTTGATAAATCTAGGAGGTGGTGTGTGGAGGATGAAGTATCATCCTAGTATTGCAGATGTTGTATTGGCTGCATGCATGCACAATGGGTTTGCCATTGTTAAAGTAGGTTCTGGAGATGCTACGATAATGGAAACATATTGCAAGCATGAGTCCTTAGCATACGGTGCGGATTGGCAGAAAAGTGAAGGAGCGGAGCAGAATGGAAATTCTTCAGTTGTTGCTACTTGTTCATTTTATGACCGCCTTCTCCGTGTGTGGCAACCAGAGAACCTAGCGGAGCTTTAA